The Novosphingobium terrae genome has a window encoding:
- a CDS encoding aspartate-semialdehyde dehydrogenase: MGYRVVVVGATGNVGREMLNILSEREFPIDEVAAVASSRSTGTEVEFGETGKMLKVKNIEHFDFTGWDIALFAAGSEPTKIYAPKAASQGCVVIDNSSLYRMDPDVPLIVPEVNPDAIDGYAKKNIIANPNCSTAQLVVTLKPLHDAAKIKRVVVATYQSVSGAGKEGMDELFEQSRGIFVGDQADAKKFTKQIAFNVIPHIDVFLDDGFTKEEWKMVVETKKILDPKIKLTATCVRVPVFVGHSEAVNIEFENEISAEEAQNILREAPGIMLVDKREDGGYVTPVEAAGDSATYVSRVREDPTVENGLALWCVSDNLRKGAALNAVQIAELLGRRHLKKG, translated from the coding sequence ATGGGTTATCGTGTTGTTGTCGTCGGTGCCACGGGCAATGTGGGCCGCGAAATGCTCAACATCCTGTCCGAGCGGGAATTCCCGATCGATGAGGTCGCCGCCGTTGCCTCCTCGCGCTCGACCGGCACCGAGGTCGAGTTCGGCGAGACCGGCAAGATGCTCAAGGTCAAGAACATCGAGCATTTCGACTTCACCGGCTGGGACATCGCCCTCTTCGCGGCGGGCAGCGAGCCCACGAAGATCTACGCTCCCAAGGCCGCCAGCCAGGGCTGCGTGGTGATCGACAATTCGTCGCTCTACCGCATGGACCCCGATGTGCCGCTGATCGTGCCCGAGGTGAACCCGGACGCCATCGACGGCTATGCCAAGAAGAACATCATCGCCAACCCCAACTGCTCGACCGCGCAGCTGGTGGTGACGCTCAAGCCTCTGCATGATGCCGCCAAGATCAAGCGCGTCGTCGTCGCCACCTATCAGTCGGTGTCGGGTGCGGGCAAGGAAGGCATGGACGAGCTGTTCGAGCAGAGCCGCGGCATTTTCGTGGGCGATCAGGCCGATGCGAAGAAGTTCACCAAGCAGATCGCCTTCAACGTGATCCCGCATATCGACGTTTTCCTGGATGACGGCTTCACCAAGGAAGAGTGGAAGATGGTGGTCGAGACCAAGAAGATCCTCGATCCCAAGATCAAGCTGACCGCGACCTGCGTGCGCGTGCCGGTCTTCGTCGGCCACTCCGAAGCGGTGAACATCGAGTTCGAGAACGAGATCAGCGCCGAGGAAGCCCAGAACATCCTGCGCGAAGCCCCCGGCATCATGCTGGTCGACAAGCGCGAGGACGGTGGATACGTCACCCCCGTCGAGGCGGCGGGCGACAGCGCGACCTATGTCAGCCGCGTGCGCGAAGACCCGACCGTGGAGAACGGTCTGGCTCTGTGGTGCGTTTCGGACAATCTGCGCAAGGGTGCTGCCCTGAACGCCGTGCAGATCGCCGAGCTGCTGGGCCGCCGCCATCTGAAGAAGGGCTGA
- a CDS encoding alpha/beta fold hydrolase codes for MDVTTGFFAGFNGDQLALHMAGPEDGRPVVLVHGLFSSAQINWVKYGHAALLVDAGFRVIMPDLRAHGQSSAPHDPASYPEDVLVKDLLILIEHLGLTDYDLGGFSLGARTVTRGVLSGLSPRRLVLGGMGLEGLAGWIGRSAFFIDVIDRFGTIKHGDPAYIAQQFMKAQKVDHVAARLLLGSVDDTPPEALAKITQPVLVVCGDVDQDNGSAPKLAEVLADARYVEVPGTHMGSVTQKAMGAAILAFLTEG; via the coding sequence ATGGACGTAACGACTGGCTTTTTTGCAGGCTTCAACGGCGATCAACTGGCCCTTCACATGGCCGGGCCCGAGGATGGCCGACCCGTTGTGCTGGTTCACGGGCTGTTTTCTTCCGCCCAGATCAACTGGGTGAAGTACGGCCACGCCGCCCTGCTGGTCGATGCGGGCTTCCGCGTGATCATGCCCGACCTGCGCGCCCATGGGCAGTCCAGCGCGCCGCATGACCCCGCCAGCTACCCCGAGGACGTGCTGGTGAAGGACCTGCTGATCCTGATCGAGCATCTCGGCCTGACGGATTACGATCTCGGCGGTTTCTCGCTGGGCGCCCGTACCGTGACGCGCGGCGTGCTCTCCGGCCTGTCGCCGCGCCGCCTTGTGCTGGGCGGCATGGGGCTGGAAGGGCTGGCGGGCTGGATCGGGCGGAGCGCCTTCTTCATCGATGTGATCGACCGTTTCGGCACCATCAAGCATGGCGACCCTGCCTATATCGCCCAGCAGTTCATGAAGGCGCAGAAGGTGGATCACGTTGCCGCCCGCCTGCTGCTGGGCAGCGTGGACGATACCCCGCCCGAGGCTCTGGCGAAGATCACGCAGCCGGTGCTGGTGGTGTGCGGCGATGTCGATCAGGACAATGGCTCGGCGCCGAAACTGGCCGAGGTGCTGGCCGATGCGCGCTATGTCGAGGTGCCCGGCACGCATATGGGCTCGGTGACGCAGAAGGCCATGGGGGCGGCTATTCTGGCGTTTTTGACTGAAGGTTGA
- a CDS encoding AMP nucleosidase yields MQNIENVISDLSRIYDAAVATLRADILAYAEKGTPPPAERVIERAWCYPELRIHYAGRETHPDASRAFGRLPYTGTYSTTVTRPQLYAQYLTEQLDLLAADYAIEIEVGRSTQQIPFPYVLDASAPVSTKPSELALHFPATELALIGDEIADGIDLGRVDDSIPLALFDGLRTDFSLARLAHYTGTDTDHFQRFILFTNYHRYVDEFVDWAGTQLGKNGYTALSGAGGLYVDQPVDNARARLSDTAWRRHQMPAYHLIGPNRSGITLVNIGVGPSNAKTICDHLAVLRPEAWLMIGHCGGLRDTQRIGDYVLAHAYLRDDHVLDPVLPPEIPIPAIAEVQLALAQAAEIISGETGANLKKRMRTGTVVTTDDRNWELRYALSAQRFSLSRAIAIDMESATIAAQGYRFRVPYGTLLCVSDKPLHGEIKMPGQANRFYEEAIASHLKIGTMACELLRAEGQKLHSRKLRAFNEPPFR; encoded by the coding sequence ATGCAAAACATTGAAAACGTCATTTCCGATCTGAGCCGCATTTACGACGCGGCCGTTGCCACCCTGCGCGCCGACATTCTGGCCTATGCCGAAAAGGGCACCCCGCCCCCGGCCGAGCGCGTGATCGAGCGCGCCTGGTGCTATCCCGAGCTGCGCATCCATTACGCCGGGCGAGAGACCCATCCGGACGCCAGCCGCGCTTTCGGTCGCCTGCCCTACACCGGCACCTATTCGACCACGGTGACGCGCCCTCAGCTCTACGCGCAGTATCTGACCGAGCAGCTGGACCTGCTGGCCGCCGATTACGCCATCGAGATCGAGGTGGGCCGCTCCACGCAGCAGATCCCCTTCCCTTACGTGCTGGATGCCTCAGCGCCCGTCAGCACCAAGCCTTCGGAACTGGCGCTGCACTTCCCCGCCACCGAACTGGCGCTGATCGGCGACGAGATCGCCGATGGCATCGATCTGGGCCGGGTGGACGATTCGATCCCGCTTGCCCTGTTCGACGGGCTGCGCACGGATTTCTCGCTGGCGCGTCTGGCGCATTACACCGGCACGGATACCGACCACTTCCAGCGCTTCATCCTGTTCACCAACTATCACCGCTACGTCGATGAGTTCGTGGATTGGGCCGGCACCCAGCTGGGGAAAAACGGGTATACAGCCCTGTCGGGAGCCGGTGGATTGTATGTGGATCAGCCTGTGGACAACGCCCGCGCGCGTCTCTCCGACACCGCCTGGCGCCGCCACCAGATGCCCGCGTACCACCTGATCGGCCCGAACCGCAGCGGCATCACGCTGGTCAACATTGGCGTGGGGCCCTCCAACGCCAAGACGATCTGCGACCACCTCGCCGTGCTGCGCCCCGAGGCATGGCTGATGATCGGCCACTGCGGGGGCCTGCGCGACACGCAGCGCATCGGTGACTATGTGCTGGCCCACGCCTATCTGCGCGACGATCACGTGCTCGACCCCGTTCTCCCGCCCGAGATCCCCATCCCCGCCATCGCCGAGGTGCAGCTTGCCCTGGCTCAGGCTGCGGAGATCATCAGCGGCGAAACCGGCGCGAATCTGAAAAAGCGCATGCGCACCGGCACTGTCGTCACCACCGACGACCGGAACTGGGAACTGCGCTATGCTTTGTCGGCTCAGCGTTTCAGCCTGTCGCGCGCGATCGCCATCGATATGGAGAGCGCCACGATCGCGGCGCAGGGCTATCGTTTCCGCGTGCCCTATGGGACGCTGCTCTGCGTCTCCGACAAGCCGCTGCATGGCGAGATCAAGATGCCGGGGCAAGCGAACCGCTTTTATGAGGAGGCCATCGCCTCGCACCTGAAGATCGGCACCATGGCCTGCGAATTGCTGCGCGCCGAGGGGCAGAAGCTCCATTCGCGCAAGCTGCGGGCTTTCAATGAGCCGCCGTTCCGGTAA